From Chloracidobacterium sp., the proteins below share one genomic window:
- a CDS encoding AAA family ATPase, translating into MKILAIRGRNLASLTEFDVSLADGPLAQAGLFAITGPTGAGKSTLLDAMCLALYGRVPRVKGERGGYRVPDDADASEEDGLTITDVRHIVRRGAAEAFAEVDFVGYDNRCWRARWSVRRARGKATGKFQDVKSEFFDLTKGESKTEHQKEATRALIANEVGLTYEQFCRSVLLAQGDFAAFLKASADERAQILEALTNTQLYADLSKAAHEREKSEKAKLAALEAEAGGLQLLSDDERAAAQAEKEAREEQRRRLTDERQTYEAARQWCARRDTLERDLREAKAAHQAAVEARQEADGDAAYLARIEQAEGLRHLSERCLRAREAYDEAAAQQAAAVERLSAAGEAFAEAQSQAQEAEEQLRAIQAEREAKQPEFEQARALDVRLAEAAKRHAEVERRCEEAARRERDAHAKLEEAVLERAEVDEAIGRANQWLAAQGHLETLVRQSSLWERDIQAYAAASREIVRLSDEEAQLGEAIGTLTDALEQARQIVREANVQLEAATAALSSATQVFEALQAVRSPAARQETRRQLEEQQKRLERLKRLWEEAVQAEADRAAAERDVRAAQNALARLKQQHAELTGGRRALEAERNAREQELRLAQATEELAARRPDLLFPGKPCPLCGSTEHPDADQPAPPSELVARLKSELDAAQQALAARDAELRQVEKHIAAEETSAKAGQERLAAAEARRQSQCVQWETLRPSGFPASPLDPRAQASLEAAFGRLTAEKAKLDEDENAYEAARSERDAAQDRVNQLSAQAQSAQEALQRLEAEKQRLEGDWRLCRTRRESQTAQREQALQALEPAFAWEAEWRVKLDADADAFFEWAQALVKAWEATEQSRQAALTRRSDIERDIAGRQSAYHAAQTTREQAEDERAAVAAELEQHRRSRAALLDGKPTAEVVKALDDALHETDRRLDDARQKLTEAASRKVAAETALKAAEAQCAIAAQEAADARMALDAALAAAGLDVEELNALLSVPVAERQALKARIEALDHACVAAKGALESKQRELDAHLASNPLTMLHADVESRLAELDVQIAEANKAIGALAERLRQDDELRRRALDLAEKIKAQRATYEVWAKLNDVIGSADGKKFRLFAQSLRFQTLLDHANHYLQQLRQRYRLAPVRGAELELQVIDHAMADAVRPITTLSGGETFLISLALALGLSAMSANRVVVESLFIDEGFGTLDSQSLEVALGMLDQLQATGRQIGVISHIPELTERIGYRVEVRPNGRGASQVFIIGG; encoded by the coding sequence ATGAAAATTCTCGCCATTCGCGGCCGCAATCTAGCCTCACTGACCGAATTTGATGTGTCGCTTGCCGACGGCCCGCTTGCCCAAGCCGGACTATTCGCCATTACAGGGCCGACCGGAGCGGGCAAAAGCACGCTGCTGGACGCCATGTGTTTGGCGCTCTACGGCCGTGTGCCGCGTGTCAAGGGCGAACGCGGCGGCTACCGCGTACCCGACGACGCAGACGCCTCGGAGGAGGATGGGCTGACCATCACTGACGTTCGTCACATCGTCCGACGCGGCGCAGCGGAAGCCTTTGCCGAAGTGGATTTCGTCGGCTACGACAACCGTTGCTGGCGGGCAAGGTGGAGTGTCCGGCGGGCGCGCGGCAAAGCGACAGGCAAGTTTCAGGATGTAAAGAGCGAGTTTTTTGACCTGACCAAAGGTGAATCAAAAACCGAGCATCAAAAAGAAGCGACTCGCGCCTTGATTGCCAACGAGGTCGGGCTGACCTACGAGCAGTTTTGTCGGTCGGTTCTGCTGGCGCAGGGTGACTTCGCCGCGTTTCTCAAAGCCAGCGCGGACGAACGAGCCCAAATCTTGGAAGCACTGACCAACACTCAGCTCTATGCCGATCTCTCCAAAGCCGCCCACGAGCGCGAGAAGTCCGAAAAGGCGAAACTCGCTGCGCTGGAAGCCGAAGCGGGTGGGCTTCAGCTGCTTTCTGACGATGAGCGGGCGGCGGCGCAGGCGGAAAAAGAAGCTCGTGAAGAACAACGCCGACGGCTCACAGATGAGCGGCAAACTTATGAAGCCGCGCGACAGTGGTGCGCGCGGCGGGACACGCTTGAGCGCGATCTCCGGGAGGCCAAAGCTGCGCACCAAGCCGCCGTGGAAGCGCGCCAGGAGGCTGACGGAGACGCTGCGTATCTGGCGCGAATCGAGCAGGCCGAAGGCTTGCGTCATCTTTCGGAACGCTGTCTTCGGGCGCGTGAGGCGTACGATGAGGCCGCCGCGCAGCAAGCCGCCGCTGTGGAGCGGCTTAGCGCCGCAGGCGAGGCGTTCGCTGAAGCGCAAAGTCAAGCACAGGAAGCTGAGGAACAATTACGCGCCATCCAAGCCGAGCGCGAAGCCAAGCAACCGGAATTTGAGCAGGCGCGCGCGCTTGACGTGCGGCTTGCCGAAGCCGCCAAGCGACACGCGGAGGTCGAGCGCCGCTGCGAAGAAGCCGCTCGGCGGGAACGGGACGCACATGCCAAGCTTGAAGAGGCCGTCCTTGAACGAGCTGAAGTTGACGAAGCCATCGGACGGGCCAACCAGTGGCTTGCCGCACAGGGGCATTTGGAAACACTGGTCAGACAATCGTCGCTGTGGGAGCGCGACATCCAGGCCTACGCCGCCGCCAGTCGGGAAATTGTTCGATTGTCGGACGAAGAAGCGCAACTAGGCGAAGCGATAGGGACGCTCACGGATGCGCTTGAGCAGGCGCGGCAGATCGTTCGGGAAGCGAACGTGCAACTGGAAGCAGCGACGGCGGCGCTCTCCTCTGCGACGCAGGTGTTTGAGGCGCTTCAGGCAGTGCGGTCGCCCGCGGCGCGACAGGAAACACGGCGTCAACTTGAGGAGCAGCAAAAGAGGCTGGAACGACTCAAGCGACTGTGGGAGGAAGCTGTCCAGGCGGAAGCCGACCGCGCCGCCGCTGAACGCGATGTCCGCGCCGCCCAAAACGCCCTTGCCCGGCTCAAGCAACAACACGCTGAACTAACCGGCGGTCGCAGGGCGCTTGAAGCGGAGAGGAACGCGCGCGAACAAGAACTGCGCTTGGCGCAAGCGACGGAAGAACTGGCTGCACGCCGCCCCGACCTGTTGTTCCCCGGAAAACCCTGCCCGTTGTGCGGCTCAACCGAGCACCCGGACGCTGACCAACCAGCCCCACCGAGCGAGTTGGTCGCCCGCCTCAAAAGTGAGCTTGACGCAGCGCAGCAGGCGCTTGCTGCGCGCGACGCCGAGCTCCGACAAGTTGAAAAACATATCGCCGCCGAGGAAACCAGCGCCAAGGCTGGGCAGGAACGTCTTGCCGCAGCCGAAGCCCGTCGGCAAAGCCAATGCGTACAGTGGGAGACGTTGCGCCCATCCGGCTTCCCGGCGTCGCCGCTCGACCCTCGTGCGCAGGCGAGCCTAGAAGCCGCTTTTGGGCGGCTCACCGCCGAAAAAGCCAAGCTTGACGAGGATGAAAACGCCTACGAAGCGGCGCGCAGCGAACGCGATGCGGCTCAAGACCGCGTCAACCAACTCAGCGCCCAAGCGCAGTCGGCGCAGGAAGCGTTGCAACGCCTCGAAGCCGAAAAACAACGCCTGGAAGGCGACTGGAGGCTTTGCCGAACCCGACGCGAGTCGCAAACGGCGCAACGTGAACAGGCGCTTCAGGCGCTTGAGCCGGCTTTTGCGTGGGAAGCCGAGTGGCGGGTGAAGCTGGATGCGGACGCCGACGCCTTCTTTGAATGGGCGCAGGCGCTTGTCAAAGCGTGGGAGGCCACGGAGCAAAGCCGGCAGGCCGCTTTGACGCGCCGCAGCGACATCGAACGCGACATCGCCGGCCGGCAGTCGGCGTACCACGCGGCTCAAACAACGCGCGAACAAGCTGAAGACGAACGCGCCGCCGTCGCCGCCGAACTTGAGCAACATCGCCGGTCACGCGCCGCGCTACTCGATGGAAAGCCGACGGCGGAAGTGGTCAAGGCGCTTGACGACGCGCTTCACGAAACCGACCGTCGGCTGGATGACGCGCGTCAAAAATTGACCGAAGCTGCGAGTCGCAAAGTCGCCGCCGAAACCGCTCTTAAGGCAGCCGAAGCGCAGTGCGCCATAGCTGCCCAAGAGGCCGCCGACGCGCGTATGGCGCTGGATGCGGCGCTCGCCGCTGCCGGCCTAGACGTTGAAGAACTGAATGCATTGTTGTCTGTTCCAGTTGCTGAACGACAGGCATTGAAAGCGCGCATCGAGGCGCTTGATCACGCCTGTGTCGCCGCCAAGGGCGCGCTTGAAAGCAAACAACGCGAGCTTGACGCGCACTTAGCGTCAAACCCACTGACCATGCTGCATGCCGATGTTGAATCCAGGCTTGCAGAACTGGATGTGCAAATCGCCGAAGCCAACAAGGCAATTGGCGCGCTTGCCGAACGGCTCCGGCAAGATGACGAACTCCGCCGCCGCGCTTTGGACCTAGCCGAAAAAATCAAAGCACAGCGCGCGACGTACGAAGTTTGGGCGAAACTCAATGACGTGATCGGCTCGGCGGACGGCAAGAAGTTTCGCCTGTTCGCTCAGAGCCTACGTTTCCAAACTTTGCTTGACCACGCCAACCACTATTTGCAGCAGCTTCGTCAGCGTTACCGGCTTGCGCCGGTTCGAGGGGCAGAGCTGGAGCTACAGGTCATTGACCACGCCATGGCTGACGCTGTTCGTCCCATCACCACGCTGTCGGGCGGCGAGACGTTTCTGATCTCACTCGCGCTCGCGCTGGGACTGTCGGCGATGTCCGCCAACAGAGTGGTGGTTGAGTCGCTGTTTATTGACGAAGGCTTCGGCACGCTCGATTCGCAATCGCTTGAAGTCGCCTTGGGGATGCTTGACCAGTTGCAGGCGACTGGCCGCCAGATTGGAGTGATTTCCCACATCCCAGAACTGACTGAGCGGATTGGCTACCGAGTTGAGGTTAGACCGAATGGACGCGGCGCCAGCCAAGTCTTTATCATCGGCGGCTAA
- a CDS encoding exonuclease SbcCD subunit D C-terminal domain-containing protein — translation MRLLHTADWHLGATLGVVSRDAEQACFLDWLLGVLERERVDALLIAGDVFDAANPPAAAQRLYYDFLAKCRARLPKLDVVVIGGNHDSAGRLDAPADLLAAFNVRVVGGVPRRGDKTLDFERLLVPLTNTNGEVAAWCVAMPFVRPFDVGASGDLVQGVMALYAECFDVARQKRQAGQALVAMGHAFMVNGKVSDTERAIQRGNLDALPVELFPPDVAYVALGHLHRAQRVAGKKHVRYSGSPLPLSMNERHYKHRVVLVDLDGERVRITPLPIPRARDLHRIPKQGAAPLQVILEALRQLPQKSDDDGRLPPLVEVHVAVDQPQPTLKADIDKAVEDKAVEIVAIHVAYPQRGDTPPADAPIQNLHDLQPSDVFLRCYRTKYKDEPPPALCNAFRELLEQTQRECAPETSLSL, via the coding sequence ATGCGCTTGCTGCACACAGCAGACTGGCATCTTGGCGCAACCCTGGGCGTTGTTTCGCGCGACGCCGAGCAGGCTTGTTTTCTCGACTGGTTGCTTGGTGTCCTTGAACGCGAGCGGGTGGATGCGCTGTTGATTGCCGGCGACGTCTTTGACGCCGCCAACCCACCCGCTGCGGCGCAAAGGCTGTACTATGACTTCCTTGCCAAGTGCCGCGCCCGGCTGCCCAAGCTGGATGTCGTCGTCATCGGCGGCAATCACGATTCAGCCGGTCGCCTTGACGCGCCGGCTGATTTGCTGGCGGCGTTCAACGTACGGGTCGTCGGAGGCGTCCCGCGCCGCGGCGACAAAACCCTCGACTTCGAGCGCCTGCTCGTCCCGCTGACCAATACCAATGGCGAGGTCGCTGCGTGGTGTGTCGCCATGCCTTTCGTTCGTCCGTTCGATGTCGGCGCGTCGGGCGATTTGGTCCAGGGTGTGATGGCGCTCTACGCCGAATGCTTTGACGTCGCCCGCCAAAAACGCCAAGCGGGACAGGCGTTAGTCGCCATGGGGCATGCCTTCATGGTCAACGGCAAGGTTTCTGACACCGAGCGGGCCATCCAGCGTGGCAATCTGGACGCCCTGCCGGTTGAGCTGTTTCCACCTGATGTCGCCTATGTCGCGCTGGGCCACCTTCACAGGGCGCAGCGCGTCGCCGGAAAAAAGCACGTCCGCTACAGCGGCTCACCATTGCCGCTTTCGATGAACGAACGTCACTACAAACACCGAGTTGTTCTCGTTGACTTGGACGGCGAGCGTGTCCGCATCACGCCGCTGCCCATTCCGCGCGCGCGCGATTTGCACCGAATTCCCAAGCAGGGTGCAGCCCCGCTTCAGGTCATCTTGGAGGCTTTGCGTCAACTCCCGCAAAAGTCGGATGACGATGGTCGCCTGCCGCCGCTTGTGGAGGTCCACGTTGCGGTTGATCAGCCGCAGCCAACCCTAAAGGCGGACATTGATAAAGCCGTTGAAGACAAAGCAGTGGAAATCGTCGCCATCCACGTCGCTTATCCGCAGCGCGGTGACACGCCGCCCGCCGATGCGCCCATTCAAAACTTGCACGATCTTCAGCCAAGCGACGTTTTTCTTCGGTGCTATCGGACAAAGTACAAAGACGAGCCGCCGCCGGCGCTGTGCAACGCCTTTCGGGAACTTCTTGAGCAAACGCAGCGGGAGTGTGCGCCGGAAACCTCGCTGTCACTCTGA
- a CDS encoding response regulator transcription factor, producing MTEMTQTDITKPTVLIVDDDPTIRLTIGAYLSGQNFAVMEAATAREAIELATRHRPQAIILDVVMPDLDGLQICRQLRECGIQSPILFLSTDSELDTRLRGFAYGGDDYLTKPFNMLELGARLQAILRRHAFVPEFEEILVRGDLSIDVIRRRVIRNGKPIDLTPTEFRILLTMARRPGQVFSRDRLLDELRNEEGYLRNVDPHIARLRAKIEPVPSRPVYIQTVWGQGYKFEYATAPSSPTNV from the coding sequence ATGACCGAAATGACCCAGACCGACATCACCAAACCCACCGTGCTGATTGTTGACGACGACCCAACGATTCGCCTGACGATTGGGGCCTACCTAAGCGGACAGAACTTCGCCGTGATGGAAGCGGCCACGGCACGGGAAGCAATTGAGTTAGCGACACGGCACCGACCGCAGGCGATTATTCTCGACGTTGTCATGCCTGACCTTGACGGTCTGCAAATCTGCCGTCAACTCCGTGAGTGCGGGATTCAGTCGCCGATTCTGTTTCTATCAACAGACAGCGAATTGGACACCCGCCTGCGCGGCTTTGCGTACGGCGGCGACGATTACCTCACCAAGCCGTTCAACATGCTGGAACTCGGCGCACGGCTGCAAGCCATTCTGCGGCGGCATGCCTTCGTCCCAGAGTTTGAGGAAATCCTCGTGCGCGGTGATCTCTCGATTGACGTGATTCGCCGCCGCGTCATTCGCAACGGCAAACCGATTGATCTGACGCCGACGGAGTTCCGCATATTACTGACAATGGCGCGGCGGCCTGGGCAGGTCTTCTCCCGCGACCGACTGCTGGACGAGTTGCGGAACGAAGAAGGCTACCTGCGCAATGTTGACCCTCATATTGCGCGGCTGCGGGCTAAGATTGAGCCGGTTCCAAGCCGTCCGGTTTACATCCAGACGGTCTGGGGGCAGGGCTATAAGTTTGAGTATGCAACTGCCCCAAGTTCACCAACGAACGTGTGA
- a CDS encoding class I fructose-bisphosphate aldolase: MIGEIERLLGDEAEALLTYRAKGIPAEHLHLPGPDFVDRVFALSDRSPQVLRSLQQLFNHGRLAGTGYMSILPVDQGVEHSAGASFAPNPIYFDGENIIKLAIEGGCNAVATTFGVLGFAARKYAHKIPFIVKINHNEFLSYPNKYDQVMFGQVKQAWNLGAVAVGATIYFGSAESSRQIQEVSEAFQAAHELGMATILWCYTRNAAFKTAEKDYHVAADLTGQANHLGVTLQADIVKQKLPENNGGYEALKFGKTHKKVYTELATDHPIEWTRYQVANCYMGRAGLINSGGASGDNDFAEAVRTAVINKRAGGMGLISGRKAFQRPMAEGVKLLNLIQDVYLAPEVTIA; encoded by the coding sequence ATGATCGGAGAAATTGAGCGCCTGCTCGGCGACGAAGCGGAAGCATTGCTGACCTATCGCGCCAAAGGCATTCCCGCCGAACATTTACATCTACCAGGCCCGGATTTTGTAGATCGGGTTTTCGCCCTATCCGACCGTTCGCCGCAAGTATTGCGTAGCTTGCAGCAACTCTTCAACCATGGCCGATTAGCCGGAACAGGTTACATGTCCATCCTGCCGGTTGACCAAGGGGTTGAGCATAGCGCTGGCGCTTCATTTGCGCCCAATCCGATCTACTTCGACGGTGAGAACATCATCAAACTCGCCATCGAAGGCGGTTGTAACGCAGTGGCGACGACGTTCGGCGTCCTTGGTTTCGCTGCGCGCAAATATGCACACAAAATCCCCTTCATCGTCAAAATCAACCACAATGAGTTTCTGTCCTACCCGAACAAGTACGACCAAGTGATGTTTGGGCAGGTCAAACAAGCGTGGAATCTGGGCGCAGTGGCGGTCGGCGCAACCATTTATTTCGGCTCGGCGGAATCCAGCCGTCAGATTCAAGAAGTTTCCGAGGCGTTTCAGGCGGCGCATGAACTGGGGATGGCGACGATTTTGTGGTGCTACACGCGCAACGCCGCATTCAAAACCGCCGAAAAGGATTACCACGTCGCCGCCGACCTGACCGGGCAGGCCAACCATTTGGGTGTGACGCTTCAAGCCGACATCGTCAAGCAAAAACTACCGGAAAACAACGGCGGCTATGAGGCGCTCAAATTCGGTAAGACACACAAGAAGGTCTATACCGAACTGGCGACCGATCATCCCATTGAATGGACGCGCTATCAGGTGGCGAACTGCTACATGGGGCGGGCCGGTCTCATCAACAGCGGCGGCGCGTCAGGCGACAACGATTTTGCGGAAGCCGTTCGCACAGCCGTTATCAACAAACGCGCTGGCGGGATGGGACTTATTTCCGGGCGCAAAGCGTTCCAGCGGCCGATGGCGGAAGGCGTCAAGCTCCTGAACCTCATTCAGGATGTTTATCTTGCGCCGGAAGTGACCATTGCGTGA
- a CDS encoding glycosyltransferase family 2 protein, whose amino-acid sequence MSLAPYLSFVIPAYNEAERIAPTLTGVGAYFRHQQGGVEVIVVDDGSTDATAVIVAKMQPLLAAQGLALYLLRNPGNHGKGYSVRRGFLQARGDVVVFSDADLSTPLTETPKLLGPLERGECEAVIGSRDLPDSQIGVHQSPWREFAGRSFNRFVRLLTGLPYADTQCGFKAFRREVFTPIFRAQRTTGFAFDVEILYLARKAGVRVLEIPVVWNHAEGSKVGLNWRSIKPFWDVAALCWRDWRGGYAELSATPFPSLSGCTK is encoded by the coding sequence GTGAGCCTAGCGCCTTATCTCAGTTTCGTCATCCCAGCCTACAACGAAGCCGAGCGAATCGCGCCGACGCTGACCGGCGTCGGCGCATATTTCCGCCACCAGCAGGGCGGTGTGGAAGTCATCGTCGTGGACGACGGCTCAACCGATGCAACGGCGGTGATCGTCGCCAAGATGCAGCCTTTACTTGCCGCTCAGGGCCTGGCGCTTTACCTCCTACGCAACCCTGGCAACCACGGCAAGGGGTACAGCGTTCGTCGCGGTTTTCTACAAGCGCGCGGCGACGTGGTGGTGTTTTCGGACGCTGACCTTTCAACGCCGTTAACCGAAACGCCAAAGCTGCTTGGTCCGCTTGAGCGCGGCGAGTGCGAGGCGGTCATCGGTTCGCGCGACCTACCCGACTCGCAGATTGGCGTTCACCAGTCGCCGTGGCGCGAGTTCGCCGGGCGCAGCTTCAACCGCTTTGTGCGCCTGCTGACCGGCTTGCCCTACGCCGACACCCAGTGCGGCTTTAAGGCGTTTCGGCGCGAGGTCTTCACGCCCATCTTTCGCGCGCAACGGACAACGGGTTTCGCCTTCGATGTGGAGATTCTCTACCTCGCCCGTAAGGCTGGCGTGCGCGTTCTGGAAATTCCGGTCGTCTGGAACCATGCCGAAGGCTCGAAGGTCGGGTTGAACTGGCGTTCCATCAAACCGTTCTGGGATGTCGCGGCGCTTTGTTGGCGCGACTGGCGGGGGGGTTACGCCGAACTGTCGGCGACGCCCTTCCCTTCCCTGTCAGGTTGCACAAAATGA
- the thiL gene encoding thiamine-phosphate kinase produces MRSERDFVRWLQQRAAQTRSDILLGIGDDAAILTPPPNRQLVVMSDALVEDVHFRRRYVPAEAVGHKALAANLSDCAAMGATPRCCLLSLAIPSDAHAFAEGVVNGLLALADRTQVALVGGDTIASPHGLFIAVTLIGDVAPACAVTRAGARPDDYLFVSGTLGAAAAAFRALEQGLTPPDAAARARFLFPEARLKLGRYLAERQLATAMIDLSDGLSVDLIRLCEASRVGAVLEAEALPVAPAAVAVAGDADGARQLALDGGEDYELLFTVAPRQVPAVLDLRKALAAEGLLLTCIGRITEGPTVALRLADELRPLRAGGYDHFVQPDREGKGVADSSA; encoded by the coding sequence ATGCGTTCCGAACGTGACTTTGTCCGCTGGCTTCAGCAACGGGCGGCCCAAACGCGCTCTGACATCTTGCTTGGGATCGGCGACGACGCCGCCATCCTGACGCCGCCCCCGAACCGCCAACTAGTCGTCATGAGCGATGCGTTAGTGGAGGATGTGCACTTCCGTCGGCGTTATGTGCCGGCGGAAGCGGTGGGGCACAAAGCGCTGGCCGCCAACCTCAGCGATTGCGCCGCAATGGGGGCGACTCCCCGCTGTTGTCTGCTTTCCCTAGCAATACCGTCCGACGCTCATGCCTTTGCAGAAGGCGTCGTGAACGGCTTGCTGGCGCTGGCCGACCGAACACAGGTTGCACTGGTCGGCGGCGACACAATCGCCTCTCCGCATGGCTTGTTCATCGCCGTCACCCTTATCGGCGATGTTGCGCCGGCGTGCGCTGTGACACGTGCCGGGGCGCGGCCGGACGACTACCTGTTTGTGAGTGGGACGCTGGGCGCAGCGGCAGCGGCTTTCCGCGCCCTCGAGCAGGGGCTTACGCCGCCGGACGCCGCAGCACGGGCGCGCTTTCTGTTCCCTGAAGCGCGTCTCAAGCTGGGGCGTTACCTTGCCGAGCGTCAACTGGCGACGGCGATGATTGATCTTAGTGACGGCCTCTCGGTTGACCTCATTCGGTTGTGTGAAGCAAGTCGGGTCGGTGCCGTGCTGGAGGCTGAGGCGCTCCCGGTTGCACCGGCCGCCGTCGCTGTCGCCGGAGACGCCGACGGTGCGCGACAACTGGCGCTTGACGGTGGCGAAGACTACGAACTGTTGTTTACGGTCGCACCTAGGCAGGTTCCAGCCGTCCTTGATCTGCGTAAAGCGCTCGCCGCCGAGGGCCTTCTGCTGACCTGTATCGGCCGTATCACAGAAGGCCCAACTGTGGCGTTGCGCCTCGCCGATGAACTACGCCCGTTACGAGCCGGCGGCTACGATCATTTTGTGCAACCTGACAGGGAAGGGAAGGGCGTCGCCGACAGTTCGGCGTAA
- a CDS encoding ATP-binding protein, translating into MSAEHPVSIVDPQEATRALRAYRLRRIRTLSLLMLVIVLCGALVVQAAFNVLPFLSPRSVSGTLLLYALSALNFLALIILLALLIRNIVKLQQERRQRTLGASFQTRLVTASLVVSALPLLMLFFFAYGLLNRSLDKWFNLPAERYREDAVAIQRLVLTREMRALHDDGRAVARRLAAYEQQTAPSRTSAIAALAPSLAARVFTEEARALGIEAGQWFDEQGGVRASFGDWSALPAAFVADLRRRAADPFPTGHLESELSTYIAAAVPLEQNAGVLVVIRTMPPVLDQKIAELTRVANQRATLIAESRTIKLNYLLILGFVTLFLMFGAMWFAVTTARVVVVPLRALAEATEAVARGNLNYVVRVEAHDELAVLVESFNAMAQQLRVQRAQLDERRRYIETILGSLCTGIVSLDMQGRVTTVNPAACNMLGASIAVGDDFLSYVPAPNRSDFERLLRRVRRVRQASLETEIRLPERPSLQVALTATALSDTEGRPTGVVLMLDDISPIMQAQRSAVWSEVARRIAHEIKNPLTPIQLSAERIARNVARHAGHLPRLQATVEECAASIIGEVATLQRLVDEFSRFAKLPDARLEPGSLDEIVERTVVLYADRLGAIQLTTDLAGDLPPVLLDAEQIKRCLVNLIDNALHAIEAGGEKPARGEIHIKTCHLLATEKVQLRVADTGVGIPPEARDRLFEPYFSTRERGTGLGLAIVAHILSDHQATIRYEPNHPRGAVFVIEFPVAEAAPQRVPAEIEPAPPATSHVV; encoded by the coding sequence ATGTCGGCTGAGCACCCGGTAAGCATTGTTGATCCCCAAGAAGCGACACGGGCGCTGCGAGCGTATCGCTTGCGGCGCATTCGCACGTTGTCGCTGCTGATGCTCGTCATCGTCTTGTGTGGGGCGCTGGTCGTGCAGGCGGCGTTCAACGTACTGCCGTTTTTATCCCCGCGCAGCGTCTCTGGGACGCTGCTGCTGTACGCCCTTTCAGCGTTGAACTTTCTGGCGCTCATCATCCTGCTGGCGCTCCTCATTCGCAACATCGTGAAGTTGCAGCAGGAACGACGGCAGCGGACGCTGGGGGCGTCCTTTCAGACGCGCCTCGTCACCGCTTCACTGGTGGTTTCGGCGTTGCCGCTTCTAATGCTGTTTTTCTTTGCGTATGGTCTCCTCAACCGCAGCTTGGACAAGTGGTTTAACCTGCCGGCGGAACGCTACCGCGAGGACGCGGTCGCCATCCAACGCTTGGTACTGACGCGCGAAATGCGTGCGCTGCACGATGATGGGCGGGCGGTCGCCCGCCGCTTGGCGGCGTACGAACAGCAAACTGCTCCGTCGCGCACGTCCGCCATAGCGGCATTAGCGCCGAGTCTCGCCGCACGAGTCTTTACTGAAGAAGCCCGTGCGCTGGGAATTGAAGCCGGTCAGTGGTTTGACGAACAAGGTGGTGTCCGAGCCTCTTTTGGCGACTGGTCGGCGTTGCCGGCGGCGTTCGTGGCGGACCTGCGGCGGCGCGCCGCCGATCCGTTTCCCACCGGCCATCTAGAAAGCGAACTCAGCACGTACATCGCCGCCGCCGTCCCGCTCGAACAGAACGCCGGCGTGTTGGTCGTCATTCGGACGATGCCGCCGGTGCTTGATCAGAAAATCGCTGAACTGACGCGGGTCGCCAATCAGCGCGCCACCCTCATCGCCGAATCACGGACGATCAAGCTCAACTACTTGCTGATTCTGGGCTTCGTGACATTGTTTTTGATGTTCGGGGCGATGTGGTTCGCCGTCACGACGGCGCGCGTCGTCGTCGTCCCGCTGCGCGCCTTGGCGGAAGCGACGGAAGCTGTCGCACGCGGCAACCTTAACTATGTTGTACGTGTTGAGGCGCATGACGAACTGGCCGTGTTAGTGGAGTCCTTCAACGCTATGGCGCAGCAGCTGCGCGTTCAGCGCGCACAGTTGGATGAGCGCCGCCGCTACATCGAAACGATTCTGGGCAGTTTGTGTACAGGCATTGTGTCACTCGACATGCAGGGACGGGTGACAACCGTCAATCCGGCGGCCTGCAACATGCTGGGAGCGAGCATCGCCGTTGGTGACGACTTTCTAAGCTATGTCCCTGCACCCAACCGAAGCGATTTTGAGCGGTTGCTGAGGCGCGTGCGACGGGTACGACAAGCTAGCTTGGAAACGGAAATCCGCCTGCCGGAACGGCCGTCATTGCAGGTGGCGCTGACGGCGACCGCCCTTTCGGACACGGAAGGACGACCGACCGGCGTGGTGCTCATGCTTGACGACATTTCACCGATTATGCAGGCGCAGCGAAGCGCCGTCTGGAGCGAAGTCGCTCGGCGCATCGCCCATGAAATCAAAAACCCCTTGACCCCGATTCAGCTCTCCGCCGAACGGATTGCGCGCAATGTCGCCCGTCATGCCGGCCATTTGCCGCGTCTGCAAGCAACGGTGGAGGAATGCGCGGCGAGTATCATCGGCGAAGTGGCGACGCTTCAACGGTTGGTGGATGAGTTTTCCCGCTTCGCTAAGTTGCCGGACGCCCGCTTGGAACCCGGTTCACTGGATGAGATTGTGGAACGGACCGTCGTTTTGTATGCCGACCGGTTGGGCGCGATTCAGCTGACGACCGACCTTGCCGGAGACCTGCCGCCGGTGTTGCTTGACGCCGAGCAGATCAAGCGATGCCTTGTCAATCTGATTGACAACGCTCTCCACGCGATTGAGGCCGGCGGCGAGAAACCGGCGCGCGGTGAAATTCACATCAAAACCTGTCACTTGCTCGCGACTGAAAAGGTTCAGCTGCGTGTGGCGGACACCGGGGTTGGCATTCCTCCGGAAGCCCGAGACCGCCTGTTTGAGCCGTACTTTTCAACGCGCGAGCGTGGTACAGGCCTAGGCTTGGCGATTGTGGCGCATATTCTGTCCGACCATCAGGCGACGATTCGGTATGAGCCGAATCATCCCCGTGGCGCGGTGTTTGTCATCGAGTTTCCGGTGGCTGAAGCCGCGCCGCAGCGAGTTCCGGCGGAAATCGAACCGGCGCCGCCGGCGACTTCCCACGTCGTTTGA